The following proteins are encoded in a genomic region of Arcobacter suis CECT 7833:
- the ccoS gene encoding cbb3-type cytochrome oxidase assembly protein CcoS, giving the protein MINDTLFFMLIVGIIISAGMLFLFIWAAKTGQFDDSSKMVNGLLFDSVDDLNDAINKEKNLKDAKAEKLKSEKEKLKVEEN; this is encoded by the coding sequence ATGATAAATGATACACTTTTTTTTATGTTGATTGTTGGAATTATAATTTCAGCTGGGATGTTATTTCTTTTTATTTGGGCGGCAAAAACGGGACAATTTGATGATTCAAGTAAAATGGTAAATGGATTATTATTTGATAGTGTTGATGATTTAAATGATGCTATTAATAAAGAAAAGAATCTAAAAGATGCAAAAGCTGAAAAATTAAAAAGTGAAAAAGAGAAATTAAAAGTAGAAGAAAACTAG
- a CDS encoding c-type cytochrome, whose amino-acid sequence MKKIVLSAIFVAATAASLSAASFAACATCHGANGEKAALGKSEIIKGWAEAKTVASLNGYKAGTLNVHGMGAVMKGQTAKLTDADIADLAKQIAAMK is encoded by the coding sequence ATGAAAAAAATCGTATTATCTGCAATCTTTGTTGCTGCTACTGCTGCGTCTTTATCGGCTGCATCTTTTGCTGCATGTGCAACTTGTCACGGTGCAAACGGTGAAAAAGCTGCTTTAGGAAAATCTGAAATCATCAAAGGATGGGCAGAAGCTAAAACTGTTGCTTCTTTAAATGGATACAAAGCTGGAACTTTAAATGTTCACGGTATGGGTGCTGTTATGAAAGGTCAAACTGCTAAGTTAACTGACGCTGACATTGCTGATTTAGCTAAACAAATTGCTGCAATGAAATAA
- a CDS encoding ATP-binding cassette domain-containing protein, with product MNQKRVLDIKNLTFYYKKDNPIYKDFSLELNKGDLVTIFGKSGTGKTTLFELIFGSLKPITGTIEKSKIAMIFQDPYNSFHPTYSIKEQIKDVVGEISANELKDLLEKLTLKEEILDKKTHELSGGQLQRCSILRALLMKPDLLLVDEPTSALDNIIAYEVMKLLITLLDKCAILLITHDLDMASWCSDKIIRLEENARK from the coding sequence TTGAATCAAAAAAGAGTTTTAGATATAAAAAATTTAACTTTTTATTATAAAAAAGATAATCCAATTTATAAAGATTTTTCTTTGGAATTAAATAAAGGTGATTTAGTAACTATTTTTGGGAAAAGTGGAACAGGAAAAACTACACTATTTGAGTTGATTTTTGGAAGTTTAAAACCAATAACTGGCACTATAGAAAAATCAAAAATTGCAATGATTTTTCAAGATCCATATAACTCTTTTCATCCAACATATTCAATCAAAGAGCAAATCAAAGATGTTGTAGGAGAAATTTCTGCTAATGAATTAAAAGATTTATTAGAAAAATTAACTTTAAAAGAAGAAATTTTAGATAAAAAAACACATGAATTAAGTGGTGGACAACTTCAAAGATGTTCTATTTTAAGAGCATTACTTATGAAACCAGATTTACTTTTAGTAGATGAACCAACATCAGCTTTGGATAATATCATAGCTTATGAAGTAATGAAATTATTAATTACACTTTTAGATAAATGCGCCATTTTATTAATTACACATGATTTAGATATGGCTTCATGGTGCAGCGATAAAATTATAAGGTTAGAAGAAAATGCAAGAAAATAA
- the hemH gene encoding ferrochelatase, giving the protein MQENKKALVLLNMGGARNKAELKMFLTNMFNDKNIITVKSSLLRKVIATFIVSSRLDSAWQNYEKIGNESPINKLTEKLIQKANKKIEDFTTYQIMRYTPPFAKDVINQMKKDGIKEVLLLPLYPQYSTTTTKSSFEDFMYFAKGNFKVQIIETFYRNEIFNECILDEIISKTPNPSEYNLIFSAHGLPQKIVDAGDPYEIQMNEHVKILSDKLREKGINFKSINLAYQSKVGPLKWLDPSLEEMLKNFKDQNVIIYPIAFIVDNSETDFELDIEYREIAHELGIKDYKVCKCVNDSDGFIEAIKDIIKN; this is encoded by the coding sequence ATGCAAGAAAATAAAAAAGCACTAGTGCTACTTAACATGGGTGGAGCTAGAAATAAAGCTGAATTAAAAATGTTTTTAACAAATATGTTTAACGATAAAAATATAATAACGGTGAAAAGTAGCCTACTTAGAAAAGTAATTGCAACTTTTATTGTAAGTTCAAGACTTGATAGTGCTTGGCAAAACTATGAAAAAATAGGAAATGAATCACCAATAAATAAATTAACTGAAAAATTAATTCAAAAAGCAAATAAAAAAATAGAAGATTTTACAACTTATCAAATCATGAGATACACACCACCTTTTGCAAAAGATGTTATAAATCAAATGAAAAAAGATGGAATAAAAGAAGTTCTACTTTTGCCACTTTATCCTCAGTATTCAACTACAACTACAAAATCATCTTTTGAAGATTTTATGTATTTTGCTAAAGGAAATTTTAAAGTGCAAATTATTGAAACATTTTATAGAAATGAAATTTTTAATGAGTGTATTTTAGATGAAATAATTTCAAAAACACCAAATCCAAGTGAATATAATTTGATTTTTTCAGCACATGGACTTCCTCAAAAAATAGTTGATGCTGGTGATCCTTATGAAATTCAAATGAATGAACATGTAAAAATATTATCAGATAAATTACGAGAAAAAGGTATAAACTTTAAATCAATAAATCTAGCATATCAATCAAAAGTCGGACCATTAAAATGGCTTGATCCTTCTCTTGAAGAGATGTTAAAAAACTTTAAAGACCAAAATGTGATTATTTATCCAATTGCCTTTATCGTTGATAACTCTGAAACAGATTTTGAACTTGATATTGAATATCGAGAAATTGCTCATGAATTAGGAATAAAAGATTATAAAGTATGTAAATGTGTAAATGATAGTGATGGATTTATTGAAGCTATAAAGGATATTATTAAAAATTGA
- the amrA gene encoding AmmeMemoRadiSam system protein A, whose amino-acid sequence MENQVLLEIAKNSIEKKFDETVKIDKTKLLTDFPELSKNGATFVTLTLNNQLRGCIGSLQAYRPLLDDLVSNANAAAFEDPRFYELTLDEFKKVKIEISILSTPIEVIYTNIEDLKSKIKPNIHGVILQKDGRRSTFLPQVWEQLSTFEEFFSHLCHKGSFEVNCLEFHPHVFTYEVKKIK is encoded by the coding sequence ATGGAAAATCAGGTTTTATTAGAGATTGCAAAAAATTCAATAGAAAAGAAGTTTGATGAAACTGTAAAAATAGATAAAACAAAACTTTTAACTGATTTTCCAGAATTATCAAAAAATGGCGCAACTTTTGTAACTTTGACTTTAAATAATCAACTTCGAGGTTGTATTGGTTCTTTACAGGCATATCGACCACTTCTTGATGATTTAGTTTCAAATGCAAATGCTGCTGCTTTTGAAGACCCAAGATTTTATGAACTAACTCTTGATGAATTTAAAAAAGTAAAAATCGAAATCTCTATATTATCAACGCCAATTGAAGTTATTTATACAAATATTGAAGATTTAAAATCGAAAATAAAACCAAATATTCATGGTGTGATTTTACAAAAAGATGGACGAAGAAGTACATTTTTACCACAAGTTTGGGAACAACTTTCAACTTTTGAAGAGTTTTTTTCTCATCTTTGTCATAAAGGAAGTTTTGAAGTAAATTGTTTGGAGTTTCATCCGCACGTTTTTACTTATGAAGTTAAGAAAATAAAATGA